In Thermoanaerobaculia bacterium, the sequence CAGGAGGTCGACGTGCGGCCGCACCGAGTAGCGGTATCCCATCAGGTTCTTCGACGGCTTCAATCCGTGCACGGCGCTGCGAAGCATCGTCCACGGGCAGTCGAAGCCGCGGCCGTTGAAGGTGACGAAGCGGTCGAATCGCGTCATCGTCTTCCAGAACTCGTCGAGGAACGCGCATTCGGTGTCCCCGACGTAATCGAAGAGCCCGTCCTCCGACTTTTCCTCGCTGCGGCCGTCGGTCTTCTCGTACCACACGCGTCCGCGCCCGGTCTCGACGTTCTGCATCGCGAGGACGACGATCTTCCCCGTCATCGGCCAGAGGGAAAGCCATTCGGGGACGAGACGCTGCTCTTCCTCGCTCTTGGCGTTCTTCAGGAGATAGGCGCGCTGGGCGTCGTCGAGGGAGCTCCAGTCGACGCCCACGGTCTCGATGTCGAAGACGACCGTGTTCAACTTGCCGCATTATAGAATGCCACGGTGAGCGGCGGCGCATTTTCAGGATCGAAATGAGCCGGGATCGGCATGGTCTGCGGCTGCGCACGCTGAAGTTCAACCTCGAGCTGACGAGCCGCTGCAACTTCCGCTGCGGCATGTGTCCGATGGACGACATCCAGCGTCCCTACGAGGACGCGCCGTGGTGGATGGTCGAGAAGGTCGCCTCCGAGATGCGCGAGCTGGGCCTCTCGATGCGCTATCTCCACGAGCTCGGCGAGCCGCTTCTCTACAAGCGGCTCTGCGAGGCGATCGACCTCTTCCCGGGCGTCTGCGTCTCGACCAACGCCTCGCTCCTGACGGAGGAAAAGGGGCGCGAGATCCTGGGAAGCTCGCTGTCGCGGATCATCCTGTCGCTCGACACTCTCCTTCCGGAGGTCTACGCGGTCTCGCGCAAGGGGGGGAAGTT encodes:
- a CDS encoding ribonuclease H-like domain-containing protein, with product MNTVVFDIETVGVDWSSLDDAQRAYLLKNAKSEEEQRLVPEWLSLWPMTGKIVVLAMQNVETGRGRVWYEKTDGRSEEKSEDGLFDYVGDTECAFLDEFWKTMTRFDRFVTFNGRGFDCPWTMLRSAVHGLKPSKNLMGYRYSVRPHVDLLEVLTFFGGGGSAARKFNLDFFCKTFGIASPKEQGMDGYSVGPYYREGRLAEIAHYCRRDVEATAALFRKIEATLLPLMDNSRV
- a CDS encoding radical SAM protein, with protein sequence MSRDRHGLRLRTLKFNLELTSRCNFRCGMCPMDDIQRPYEDAPWWMVEKVASEMRELGLSMRYLHELGEPLLYKRLCEAIDLFPGVCVSTNASLLTEEKGREILGSSLSRIILSLDTLLPEVYAVSRKGGK